From a region of the Paenibacillus sp. R14(2021) genome:
- a CDS encoding ankyrin repeat domain-containing protein: MNENKWDDLLASLNEQEKAVIKEITQAIRDDQAASAAQLFHTHAWLASFVNVPCFAFDSPAIVVAASRGSREMVDVLLANGADINAKSQWWAGGFGVLHNDQRDLAPYLIERGAQVDTHAAAALDMMDLLSEMVEADPAVVNLRGPDGQVPLHFAKERRIIDFLLTHGADIDRRDIDHGSTPAQWAVDDPDKCRYLIERGAETDIFIACILNDVEAVSRLLASDPDVLNAQVGQGVFTSGDSDGGHIYLYKIGAGTRPLFLAQRLQRDEILALMLRYSSTEQQFLLACYQADTAAVHAIAAEHPNLAASLQPVDASVIVDAADDRRLDAVRIMLEVGFPVDARRRPQSATALHMAASQGNLEIVALLLQHGASVHAINEFGGTPLGSCIWGSQHLRHPAGDYAAVTRNLIEAGAKLPDHVMGSEEVKTVLIAHGVRD; encoded by the coding sequence ATGAACGAGAACAAGTGGGATGATTTGCTCGCGTCACTGAACGAGCAGGAGAAAGCAGTCATTAAGGAAATCACGCAGGCGATTCGCGATGACCAAGCAGCGTCTGCAGCGCAACTGTTTCATACGCACGCTTGGCTGGCATCCTTCGTCAATGTCCCCTGCTTTGCTTTCGATAGTCCGGCAATTGTAGTGGCAGCTTCTAGAGGAAGTCGCGAGATGGTCGATGTCTTGCTTGCGAACGGGGCGGATATCAACGCGAAAAGTCAGTGGTGGGCTGGAGGTTTCGGCGTCTTGCACAATGACCAACGCGATCTTGCGCCTTACCTGATCGAACGCGGAGCGCAAGTCGATACTCACGCGGCCGCTGCATTAGACATGATGGACCTGCTGTCGGAGATGGTGGAAGCGGACCCTGCCGTCGTTAATCTGCGCGGGCCTGACGGTCAGGTTCCTCTTCATTTTGCCAAAGAACGCCGGATCATCGATTTCCTTCTTACTCATGGCGCGGATATCGATCGACGCGATATTGATCATGGCAGCACGCCGGCACAATGGGCGGTAGATGACCCGGACAAGTGCAGGTACCTCATAGAGCGCGGCGCCGAGACGGATATCTTTATCGCCTGCATCCTGAACGACGTCGAAGCCGTATCGCGTCTCTTGGCAAGCGATCCCGATGTGCTGAACGCCCAAGTGGGGCAAGGCGTATTCACGTCAGGCGATTCGGACGGCGGACATATCTATCTCTACAAAATCGGTGCTGGAACGCGTCCTTTGTTTCTCGCACAGCGCCTGCAACGCGATGAAATCTTAGCTTTAATGCTGCGCTACAGCTCGACCGAGCAGCAGTTCTTGCTGGCATGCTACCAGGCCGACACGGCTGCCGTCCACGCGATTGCTGCTGAGCATCCGAATCTTGCTGCATCGCTGCAGCCCGTCGATGCTAGTGTGATCGTGGATGCGGCGGACGATCGGCGGCTGGACGCGGTTCGTATCATGCTGGAAGTTGGATTCCCCGTCGATGCACGGCGCCGCCCGCAATCAGCGACCGCCCTGCATATGGCAGCCAGTCAAGGAAATCTAGAAATCGTTGCCTTGCTGCTCCAGCACGGCGCGTCCGTTCATGCCATCAATGAGTTTGGCGGAACGCCGCTCGGCAGCTGCATCTGGGGGTCTCAACATCTCCGGCATCCTGCCGGAGACTACGCAGCGGTAACGCGAAACCTCATCGAGGCCGGGGCGAAGCTGCCTGATCATGTAATGGGCAGCGAGGAAGTAAAGACAGTGCTAATCGCGCATGGCGTAAGAGATTGA
- a CDS encoding DUF1003 domain-containing protein, translated as MAVKKPYSKEIKDYGKRVNTLVDEFEKQIHEHLNEEYNQSTTFANRLADRIASFGGSWRFILIFCGILLLWIVVNTLSFTKILHFDEPPFILLNLVLSFLAGFQAPIIMMSQNRQATRDKRESIIDYAINYKAEQEIVDIQAHLHRLEAGFGMFRQEVQTELAEIKSLLLENSSNNLKDE; from the coding sequence ATGGCAGTGAAAAAGCCTTATTCAAAGGAAATCAAGGATTACGGCAAACGCGTCAACACGCTCGTGGACGAGTTCGAGAAACAAATTCACGAGCACCTGAACGAGGAATATAACCAATCGACTACCTTCGCGAATAGGCTGGCCGATCGTATCGCTTCGTTCGGCGGCAGCTGGCGATTCATCCTGATTTTTTGCGGCATCCTGCTGTTATGGATCGTCGTCAATACCTTATCATTCACGAAGATCTTGCATTTCGACGAACCGCCCTTCATTTTGCTAAACCTTGTCTTGTCTTTTCTAGCAGGCTTTCAGGCCCCTATTATTATGATGAGCCAGAATCGGCAAGCCACAAGGGACAAAAGGGAATCCATAATCGACTACGCCATCAACTACAAGGCGGAACAAGAAATCGTCGACATACAGGCGCATCTGCACCGGCTGGAGGCCGGTTTTGGTATGTTCAGGCAAGAAGTGCAAACTGAACTCGCGGAGATCAAATCCTTGCTGCTAGAGAACTCGAGTAATAACTTGAAAGACGAATAG
- a CDS encoding Gfo/Idh/MocA family protein: MMTHKIVVAGCGGMSNTWLDYAVQRGNAEIVGLVDIYEESAKAMAAKRGLQVPTFTDLGAALVATDANLVFDVTIPASHKQIVTAAMNAGCNVFGEKPMAESYADAQEIVALSQATGKRYSVMQNRRYLKQIRSFRDMLASGAVGTVGAIHADFFLGAHFGGFRDAMDSPLIIDMAIHTFDQARFISGADPVSVYCHEFNPPGSWYKGNASAVCIYEMSDGSVFTYRGSWCADGLNTSWEADWRVNGSRGSARWDGASLPYGEVVNPEKPEGFIRELLRIEGESKWEGQEGHWGCLDEMFTALEEGRPAETDSLDNIKSVAMVFGAIESARTGQKVKL; encoded by the coding sequence ATCATGACGCATAAAATCGTCGTCGCCGGCTGCGGCGGCATGTCGAATACATGGCTGGATTACGCAGTCCAGCGCGGTAATGCCGAGATCGTCGGCCTTGTCGACATCTATGAGGAAAGCGCTAAAGCCATGGCGGCGAAGCGCGGCCTGCAAGTGCCGACGTTCACGGATCTTGGAGCTGCACTGGTAGCAACGGACGCGAATCTCGTATTCGACGTCACGATCCCAGCCAGTCACAAGCAAATTGTCACGGCAGCTATGAACGCCGGCTGCAATGTATTCGGCGAGAAGCCGATGGCGGAGTCCTATGCGGATGCGCAGGAAATCGTCGCGCTGAGCCAGGCGACGGGCAAGCGATACTCCGTCATGCAGAACCGCCGCTATTTGAAGCAGATCCGTTCGTTCCGCGACATGCTGGCATCCGGCGCGGTCGGCACGGTTGGCGCGATCCACGCGGACTTCTTCCTCGGCGCGCATTTTGGCGGGTTCCGCGATGCCATGGACAGCCCGCTTATTATTGACATGGCGATCCATACGTTCGACCAAGCGCGGTTCATCAGCGGCGCGGATCCCGTATCCGTCTACTGCCACGAGTTTAACCCGCCGGGGTCGTGGTACAAAGGCAATGCGTCTGCAGTGTGCATTTACGAAATGAGCGACGGCTCTGTCTTCACCTACCGGGGCTCCTGGTGCGCGGACGGGCTGAACACCTCGTGGGAAGCGGATTGGCGCGTGAACGGAAGCAGGGGCAGCGCCCGCTGGGATGGCGCGTCCCTGCCGTACGGCGAAGTGGTCAATCCGGAGAAGCCGGAGGGCTTCATCCGCGAGCTGCTGCGCATCGAAGGCGAGTCGAAGTGGGAAGGGCAGGAAGGCCACTGGGGCTGCCTGGACGAGATGTTCACAGCACTGGAGGAAGGCCGTCCTGCGGAGACGGACAGCCTGGACAATATCAAGAGCGTAGCCATGGTTTTCGGCGCTATCGAGAGCGCACGGACGGGGCAGAAGGTCAAGCTGTAA